The DNA segment ctccctcccccttttccccccctctctccctctctcccctttttacaTTGCGTTTAATTGATCAGCTTCCCCCCCCCGCCTGTCTCCCCCCGCCCTGCTCACCCTCGGGCCCGACCGCGGCAAAAATTTCAGGGGGGCCCCCACGGGCCCCGCGCCGTTGCCTCGGGCCCTCAAAACGACCGGATTGCTCTCGACTAAACTGTTTATGGTATCAAATGAATAATCGGAAATTGGCCTGTTTAGTTAAATTTCATTTCTGACCCGCGACTCTGTGATGGGGGCCAGATACctccttggtgttttttttttttttttttgtttctttttttttttttttttatctttctttctttttcccttttttaataaaaaaacttttttttttttttttttttttttttttttttctctctctctctctctctctctctctcccccttcccttttttttttttcccccccccctttttttttttttttttttttttttttttgtttcttttttttttttttttttttttttttttttttttttttttttttttttttttcttttttccttccccccctcgtttttttttgtttttttttttttttttttatttattttttttttttcttcttctttcccccctctccccctccctctccctctccctctccctctccctctccctctccctctctccctctctccccgtttaCATTGCGTTTAATTGAtcagcttccccctcccccgcctgtcTCCTCCCTGCCCTGCTCAGCCTCGGAGCCCGAGCCGCGGCGAGGCTCAGCTGGGCCCCACAGGCCGCGCCGTTGCCTCAGGCTCACGGCAAACGACCGGATTGCTCTCAGACTAAACTGCTATGGTATCAAGTATGAATAATCGGAAATTGGCCTGTTTAGTCAATCATTTCTGACCCGCGACTCTGTGATGGAGCCAGATACCTCCTCTGGATGTCTGGCACCAAGGCATCTGAGCCCTTGGCGCcaggaggctctctctctctctctctctctctctctctctctctctctctctctctctctctctctctctgtctctctctctctctctctctctctctctctcgctctatgtgtgtgcgtgtgtgtgtgtgtgtgtatgtatgtgtatgtgtatgtgtgtgtgtgtgtgtgtgtgtgtgtgtgtgtgtgtgtgtgtgtgtgtgtgtgtgtgtgtgtgtgtgtgtgtgtgtgtgtgtgttggcgcccAGTCTCGCCTAACCTTCGCTGCCGCGATAAACACTCCAGCCCTGAGGACGCGGTAAACGCTTCCGCTCACTTCCTgcgggaaaaaaggaaataatctccgcaagaccccccccccccccgcgcaaggCCACGCGCTGCAACGCGTCCTCGCGAGTTTTCATCGCCTCTTGAGAACGCAGGAAGTGGCAAATAGTGCAAGGGAAAAGCGGAGCCCAAACGACCCGGCGGAGCGGCGAGAACTGGAACTCGCCGCCAAGGTTGCCTCGGGAGCGGCTGTCGGAAGTGATTCTCGCCCTGAGCTGAATAGCCGCCGGGTCGCGGCGCCGCTCTCTGGACACACGCCCACGCGCGTAGATTACAGCATGGAAGGTGCGGGCGAGCGGCGCTGATGCGGAAAGAATGTGAGACTGAATAGATGTGAGAGAGCGAGCGTCATCGCCGTGGCGGTTGTGGTTGGGGAGGACTGCCAGATTCAAGGAAAACGCCGCGGTTTTCTAACGCTGTgggattttgtgtgcgtgtgagcccgGGAGTTTCTTTGCGCTACATTAGTTTGCCTGACTGAAATGCCGCGGCCTCGTCATGCCGTCATGCCATGCGTCGTTATATTCAGATATTGCAGTTCGGGAATCGATCGAAAACAATCCCATGAAGCCATAGATATGAAAGATCTATGCTCTCGCGTGTCTTATTTTTTTCGGATCGTGGGAACGCGAGCGGGCCCGGGGGAACGCCCGGCCGTCGTGGGCGCGGCACTCGGCCCGCGGGTGAATACTTGATCAGGGCGACCGGGGCCTAGCACCTGTAGGCGAGATGATACTTGCGCCTCCCACCTGTGCAGGGCCGCAGCTGCCGGGGCGAGGCGCGGGAGGCGACAAGGGACAAGGCCGCGCCCTCGGGAGGCCGGCGACGATTCGTCGGGACCTGGCGGAGGAAAAACAAAACCAGAACATGGACAGAAAAAACAACGTTTTTTGATGTCAAGGACTGGAGAGTAAGGGGGAGTTGGGAAAGGAGCGGCGACTGCCAAAAGGTCTTGTCTGGGACCGGGACTCGGTCACGTGCAcgcagacatgtacacacacacacacacacacacacacacacacacacacacacacacacacacacacacacacacacacacacacacacacacacacacacacaaacaaacaaacacacaagagagCCGCCTCCGCCCCAATCCATAGGGAAGGCGACCCGCGAAGTGCGACCGTTCCGACGCGTCTCAGATGTCATGCATATCATATTGTCGGTTAAGGCCGGACTGTTCCTTACGAGGCACATTTCAGAACAAACGTAGGAAATACTGATTACTGCAACAATGCCTTTAGATTGTTATTTTGTCCCCcgtaaaaaatgataacagtgttgGAGAGTTTGTCCCCGCTACAACCAACGCGGCGTTGAACTCGTTGATTAGCCTACACTTTACGAGCAGATAGACTATAAGAATCGTTTATTAATAGAGTGCAACACATGGCAGAATGTCCCCAGGGTGACGAAATCATAAGAATAGTTCGAGATATTAATAGAGTTTGTAGGTCATAACAGAATGCCCCCAAATCCCCACTGAGCCTGACCGCCTTCTGTGTCGCCCGCAGGCCCTGCGAGTGATGCGCCACTTCCCGCCCGAGACCCGCGTCATGACTGCCTGCCGCTTCAGCAAGGCGCTCTACGCCCAGCTCGCCTCGCAGCGCTACAGCCCGGACGTCCGCACGGGCTGGGAGCTCCCGCCGCCCGCGCAGCCCGAGTTCAAGAAGCACGACATCGGCATGAAGCTGGTAAGTGACCCCGCAGGCAGGGCGCCCGCCTGAACGCGGATGCCTGAGACGCCTCCCGCTCCGGGCTTTTCGCGTTTAGTAATCGGTGCCGAAGCTCCATGGCAAGGCTGTATCTGTAGACGCAAAAGGATTTGTTTGTAAATCTCACTCCCTTGCAAACTTAAGGTGTTTTATTGCAATGTggtaatatattttatgtatgttaaCGTAAATGTTATTGAAGCCTTTGGATTTTGTGATTTTGCCCTTTAGACTGTTTATCAAAGATGATAAAAGGGGCACATTTGACGGAGTGATGTCCTCAGAGTTCATTTAGATGCTCACACGTCATTGGTTCCCCAGGCTTGTGGCTTCGAGCTGCTGGTGTGCAGCGCGGGGGGCGTGACCCCCGTGTCCACGCCGTCTGATCCGTCCGGCAGCGACGCCAGCGCGCAGCTCGACCTCACCAACAACCCTCGCTGGCTCAAGTACAAGCAGTCGCTTGCAGATAAAGGATATTTCAGAGTAAGTTGCATTTGTGTCCTTGTGAAAAGATCTGTAACATTTAcagtctgttttatctttttgggGAATACTACATTTAAACTTTTTGCCTGTAGTTCcctatgttattgttttttatcctgCAGAGTGAACTGGAAGGCTCAAAATTGTACAAAGAACTAGAAGATCGCGCTCGCCAGTTCTTCGTGACCAACATGATGTCCAGTAAAGGCTCGGAGGAGAGCGAAGACATGCTGTCTGCCGGCGCCATCATCATCAAGCTCCTTGGCAAGGTCAACGTGGACTACGAGTTCTACAAGGAGAGAGCGACCAGACTCGTTCCTGCTGATGGTCAGTATTCGCAAAGTCAGAATTTCCATCCAGGGATTCGTAGTATATATTGGCTGTTTATATATGGGTTATACAAGGATCTGTttgtcttccctccttttctgtttCACACATTTACTCATTTTTGTCTGACAGATGACAGCTGGCTGCAGATAACGCCAGACGCTCTGGATGACATGCTGGAGAACAAATTCGGAAGCGCCAACGGCAATGAGCAGCCAAGACCAGCTGATGACACCGAGGTGATGAACTCTCTCTCGGCCTTCCTGGGACACATGTCTGACTTGGATGGTGCAGAGGTTCCTCAGGACCTGCAGGAGCGCATTAGGAAACTGTCTACGCTGTCCACCTCCCGCAAGGCCTCCAAGGCCAGGAAGCCTTCGAGCCTCATGGTGCACCCGCAGGTCCGCAAAATCTCGGCCCAGTCCAACGCCTCCGACTCCTCCAACAGCTCTGAAATGTCCTCCCTCTCTAACAAGGTCGATTTTAATGCCGAATCTTTCACCGAAGCCATTACTAATATTCTTGGTAAGTATATACTGAAAGATTGTGCTTAGCTACTAACTTTAATCAAACTTGACGAGAAATATATTTCAATCATAAGTAATTAAGTGaacgaaagaaaagtaaagtaaagatCCGAAGGATGCTGTCCTTCCGTTTGTTAATGAAGGGCAGTATGGTGCATCTGTGGACCTTATATTGACATCGTTATGCGATTGTTCCTTTTCAGAATTCGGAGTACCTGAGGATGACTACTGGAACCAGTCGGAGGACGAGTCGTCCGGGATGAGCAGCTACGGGGAGGAAGACGCTGGCGACGGCAGCCTGAGTCGCAAGTCCTCCAACACCTCTCAGAAGTCCGCCGCCTCCACAGTGTCGGCCACGTCCTCAGGCGTCGACCTCCAGATGAAGGAGTACCTGCGAGAGATGGAACGAGAACTCGCGGCCACCACCCTCAGAGACAGCCTGGCCTCGCAGCACAATGGCAACGACGACGAAGCGGACGATGAATTTGACGACGTGGAAGATTTCGAGCCCGTCAAGGTGGACATGCAAGCGGTCCAAGACCTCGTGAAGACGTACACTGCTCAGAATGGCCTGCCTGGACCCGCATCCTCACTCCTCGGTTCCATGGGCATTAAACCGGAGAAGAAGTAAAGTTCCCTTGTATTTTGCATGGGTACCTGTTGCAGCTGCTTTATCAGTATAATATCGCGATATAAAAGCAGAGGATATTCTCAAACgatattaatgtatatctatatccatgaaTGATAAGTGAATAAGGGCTATTGccgatatataaatgtatatttaaatgagCCTGATGAcaagcatgtataaatataatctgACAGTACTTAAACTTAAATGAGGCTATGAGGATATGAGGTGCcattttcccatttcctcccttccctctttccctctcctattctcctatacccccaccccaccctagaAACTTTGGAAAGTCAGGAGGAATGTTAGTAACATTACCTAATGTTCTGCTCAACTGTGATGTGTATTTTAAGTTATGATTGGATACACCCTTTGTTCAGCTGTGAAACAAATATCCCTTTATTTTTAGatttagttatatatttacagtcgatattactatttttacttacACGAGATCACAAGGATGCACCAACACGTACTGAATATAATGTGGATTTTCATATTTAAAGAACATGATAATTTTGTATTATGATTCATCATGAGGTGACATGATGGACTGTGATTGAAGTGGGTATTAATATTCTAATGGTTAAGCAACCATGGGAATAGGAACGCATTAGTCTAATTTATGGCATTATTAATGATAAGTCGCGTTGGTGGTAGAGATTCTGTCTCGTTAAAACTGATCAATAAGGTTGATTTGTAATTACCCTCTCAGTCTCccgtattttctttcctttattcttatgCCAGTGGCATTTGTccgtttatatattttctctttacatTGACTTATTATATACAGAGCATATTTGTCATGCTGTTATACAATTCATTGAATTGTATAATTTATTTAATTGGCATATATATTTTAGAACTATACTTTTAGAACTCACGTAAACGTTATTATCCAAAGAGAAAGCACAGTCTTTACCACCTTACCTCCCTTTCGTTTATAAGACGAGGGCTTGTTAGCTTTATCCTTTACACTTCTTTTCACGATAAGTTTCCCTATATCGAAATATCCACATGAGCGGCAATAaggtgcagatatatatacatatatattacacagataGACTTTAAAGGGCCATAAACAATGCGATATTTATTTTGGATGGTTCTCTGTTTTTAGAGACATTAGATTTTGTAATGAATCTTTAACTTGTAAAACGTCGTGGTCATGAGTTTTGCTGAGAATTCTATCCTGTTCCACGAAGCACAAATTCCAAAGTAATGTATTTAATACAATAATGGTTTATTGATGTACCAATCGGACAGTGTTTCTTATGCAATATTTATTAATCAAAAACTTGATTGTGTATTACAGCTGTACTCCATTATCATGTATTTCATACATTTCCTTTAGTAATTGTAAATAAATGAAAGTTTTTAGTCGAAACTGTGTTTATAGTAAGTTTTGATATGATATCTGTATTCACTTCCTGTTGTTCAGTTCTCatcagaaaagaaatatatacatggaatATCAAAGAGAAATACACACCAGGCAAACCAGCTGTGTAAAAGAGTAGATCTAAATTGCTGTATTTTTTATTCAAAGATTGGCGGAACACTGCAGAAGCAAAATATACTTCCTTTTCAATTTCTGCAGTTCTGTTGTGGCCAGTTAAAGTTTATTTGTATCTTGGAGAAAGTACGAAAGGTAAACCAGAAAGTATACTTTATAGTCTTAATTAATCAATGATATTCAAAGATAGGTTTTTAcgatgttgtgtgtatatatacgactTACACAGGTAGCTGAGATATGCGAATGGTATTCATATTTACAGAATATTCTGAGGTTTGATCACACAAATAGAACTTATTAACATAACTTATGGTATGTTATGGTGTAGTATGTTAATTGTTTCTCAGAATGCTGGAATTCTGTGTCTAAGTATCTGAACATTTTTGTATCTTTGGCAATAAATGTATCTGCATGTATTTGTTGTTTGAAATGACCACGTAAATTGCTCTGCTAAAGCTTTTTTTGCAGTTTCTGGACATTCTCTTTGAGCTGATATCAATAATTGACTGTGTATAACTGTTTTGCCTACCGAACTGCAAAAGAATAATGATTCAAGACCAAAATTTTACCTCCACTGCAGGAATATCTTCTCCGATAAGAAATTTGTTTGAATTTCTAATCTAAAGTTTACAGCCAGACCCAGATGACTCCAGAAGTGCAAATAGTAAAATGCTTTTAAACAAGTGAGTAATTGATCTGAAAAACGGTTCCCGGTTCAAAACTAAAAGTGTAATATGatgaattaaaacaataaatttgCTATGTGCCATAAAGTCCTCATTGGAGGTATGTATTATTAAATCGTAATGGTCAGCTAAAATATACTGTCGTTTAATTACTGAAATAAACACAATGGTTTTGATAACTTCAGCAAGTGTAACCTGAAATGGATGTATTGTTAAACAATCCATATTACAATGATAGCATTAAGAGCAATACTTTAAGCGTAACTACATCGGTTTCGAACattatttcgaaaaaaaagatcCCACAAgctcatccttcctctctatgATTAGAATATATTCATATCGCTGACTATCACTAGTATTGGTTGCCAGTGAGCTTGTTATTATCCCCCCTTCTATTAACAGAAAATGTAGTCCAACCGCAAAATCATGGTAAActcttctattttcttaattGCTGTAACCGAGAAAGATTCACTGAGACTAACGCCATTGCATAAATTATGTTTAACGGAGGAGACGAGAAGcatgaaaaggaagacaaaacccTACTGTTTTTATGCTCATTTTATACCTGGTCGAGAATTATCTGTATTTTCCTGTGGGAACTGAATTGTACGTGAAAATAGCTATTGAGGCTGTTTTGCATACTATACATTAGAAATACAAATACTTTGCACTTTGCAACATAGTTAATAGACTTTCTTAACTTTTTATTTACTAACCACGAAAAGGCATTTAATGTTATTGATTAACTTGCAGGTACAGCAGTCTCTGCATCTTGAAGCACCAGCATGCTATTGTCGACGATGATTTTGATTTGGTTTACCTGTGCGAAGCCGGCGAAGAAATCCACGAGGAAGCAGTGGCTGCTAACTCAATTCTAGGTTAGCCGATGACCTAAGCTGTTCACTTGTAAATTTACAATGAAACCATTAGTAGAGTACGAATAAACCGAAACACTAGAATTATTGTATAACCAGAGTTCCTTGTTGTCTCATGAAAAGGAGATACCGAGAAGTTTTTAATCCTGTTCTCCTCTAGTACAATATGGGTCTCTGTCTACCATTTCCATGCAAATGTGAATTTGAATGGAACGCAGGATTGGTTTGTTCTGGAGgactgatatttattattatgtatagaTGTGCATGAAGACTCTGAACCTTCCAAATTTCCAGCGATTGCCGCATCTCCCTCTATTGCTGAACTCTGAAACTTCTAGCTGAAGGCCCTCGGACGTCTGGAAATGCGTATTCACCTAATGACATCCTCGGGAATCTCATGTAGTTTCCCTGTATATTCCTTTCATCAGAAATAACTAAGCCTGTGGCCAAAGAATTAGGTGTACTTGGAAGAATTTTTCAGAGAGCTGTTCCTCTTgctttaagaaagggagaaagcgccagagagagagagagagtgagtgagagagagagagagagagagagagagagagagagagagagagagagagagagagagagagagagagagagagagagagagagagagagagagagagagagagagagagagagagagagaggtgaaggacaAATGACCCCGCTGGTTTTTGTGATACGAAGTGAAGGTTCTTGATTCATTAGCTCGCTGTCTGCCGTGGTATTTGGGCATGTGTATTATCTCACGATGGTAAATGGATATCGACAGCCGGCCTCGCGCTTGGAGTGTCCAATTTATACGGATTCTATTTCGTTATCCACAGTGCAGGTTTAGTGACAAAGTCTGGACTTTTATTTCAAGAGTGTAAATAGACCATCTTGAATCCGTTTTCTGCCAATCGGGAAGAAAATACGAACATGGCGGTGAGAAATCTCGATTTCGCAAAATCATACGGTTTTCACAGATATTATTTTTGCTTCTAAAactgatttaatttaatttagagGTTATAgttcaatataaaaatatatcattcGCAAATACAAAAATctgcatctatatctctctctccctgtctgtctgtttctcagtctctctctctctctctctcactctttctcgctctctctctctcactttctctctctctctctcgctccctccctccctctctttctctctgtctctctctctctctatctatttatgaatctatcaatcaatctctctgtctatctatccatctatcttttaatCAATCTATaccataaatatgtgtatatatatgtatatacgtacatatatacatacatataaaaaaagaaagaaagaaagaaagaaagaaagaaacacacacacacacacacacacacacacacacacacacacacacacacacacacacacacacacacacacacacacaaacaaacacacaaaaacacacaaacacacacacacacacacaaacacacacacacacacacacacacacacacacacacacacacacacacaaacacaaacacacacacacacagacacacacacacacacacacacacacgcacacacacacacacacacacatacacgcacgcacgcacacgcacattcatgtatgtatgtatgtttatgctcatgtatgtatttacatacatgtaaatacatacacacacacaaacacacacacacacacacacacacacacacacacacacacacacacacacacacacacacacacacatacacacacacacacacacacacacacacacacacacacacacacacacacacagacacacacacacacacacacacacacaacacacacacacacacacacacacacacacacacacacacacacacacacacacacacacacacacacacacacacacacacacatatatatatatatatatatatatatatacaaatatatatatatatatatgtatatatatatatatatatatatatatatatatatacatatatgtaaacacacacattataacacacacacacacacacacacacacacacacacacacacacacacacacacacacacacacacacacacgcacgcacacacacacacacacacacacacacacacacacacacacacacacacacacacacacacacacacacacacacacacacacacacacacacacacacacacacgcacacgcacacgcacacacacacacatacacacacacacacacacacacacacacacacacacacacacacacacacacacacacatatatatatatatatatatatatatatatatatatatatatatatatatacatatatatatatataatatatatatgtatatatatatatatataatatacatatatacatatatatatgtatatatacatacatatatatatatatatatatatatatatatatatatatatatatgaatatttatataaatatacatatatacacatacacacacacacacacacacacacacacacacacacacacacacacacacacacacacacacacacacacacacacacacacacacacacacacacacacacacgcacacacacacacacacacacacacacacacacacacacacacacacacacacacacacacacacacacacacacacatatatatatatatatatatatatatatatatatatatatatatatatatacacacacacacacacacacacacacacacacacacacacacacacacacacacacacacacacacacacatatatatacatatagatatacatatatatatacatatatatatatacacatatgtatatatatatacatatatatatgtatatatatatatgtatatatacatatatatgtatatatatatatatgtatatatatatgtatgtatatatatatgcatatatatatgtatatatatatatatatatatatatatcatacatacatacatacatatatacataattgtatatatatatatatatatatatatatatatatatatatatatatacatatatatatatatatatatatatatatatatatatatatatatatatatatatatattatacatacataaataatatatatatatatatatatatatatatatatatatataatatgtatatatatatatgtatatataatatatatatatatatatatatatatatatatacatacatatatatatatatatatgtatatatatatgtatatatataattatatctttatatctctatctatctatttatctatctatctaactatctatctatctatctatctatctatctatctatctatctatctatctatctatctatctatctatctacccatctatctatctatctatctatgtatatatatatatatatatatatatatatatatatatatatatatatatacatatacatacgcacacatgtatacatatatttatatgaatatgtaaatgacacacacactcacacacacacacacacacacacacacacacacacacacacacacacacacatatatatatatatatatatatatatatatatatatatatatatatttatatatatataaatatatatatatatatatatatatatatatatatatatatatatatatatatatatatatatacgcacacacacacacacatgcatacatatatgtatatgaatatgtaaatgacacacatccacacacacacacacacacacacacacacatattcacacacacacacacacacacacacacacacacacacacacacacacacacacacacacacacaaacacacacacacacacacaaacacacacacacacacacacacacacacacacacacacacacacacacacacacacacacacacacacacacacacacaatatatatatatatatatatatatatatatatatatatatatatatatatatataaacatagatacatccttacatccatatacatatatatatatatatatatatatatatatatatatatatatatatatatatatatatatatatatatatatatatatataaataaataaatatatatatatatatatatatatatatatatatatatatatatatatatatatatatacatacatatatatacatacatacatatacacacgcacacatgtatacatatatttatatgaatatgtaaataacacagacacatacacacacacacatacatatgtatatatatatatatatatatatatatatatatatatatatatatgtatatacatacatatatatgtatatacatacacatatatatgtatatatatatatatatatatatatatatatatatatatatatatatatatatatataaacatagatacatccttacatccatatacatatatatatatatatatatatatatatatatatatatatatatatatatatatatatatatatatatatatatatatatatatatatatatatatatatatatatatatatatatatatatatatatatatatatatatatatatacatacatacatacacacacgcacacatgtatacatatatttatatgaatatgtaaatgacacacacacacacacacacacacatacatatgtatatatatatatatatatatatatatatatatatatatatatatatatatatatatgtgtgtgtatatatatacatatatatgatatatatatatatatatatatatatatatatatatatatatatataagttatatagatatatatgtatgtatacaatgtatgtatatatacatatataatatatataaattatatatatatatatatatatatatatatatatatatatatatacatacacacacacacacacagacacacacacacacacacacacacacacacacacacacacacacacacacacacacacacacacaca comes from the Penaeus vannamei isolate JL-2024 chromosome 8, ASM4276789v1, whole genome shotgun sequence genome and includes:
- the ecd gene encoding protein ecdysoneless homolog isoform X2; this encodes MVRGEGRTCSPRRPCLCLAAPLPRRLQSPSACAAVHAGPSSLAQVYLSKGHVHLIPLASSPASLTPLPSGTPSVMDAVSTVRRLPEHTRASPQVQAAVTAKVDGYPGKISREQHVAHVYVPVGVAALLREYPTLVAPAVHAFCRRDVIDNKALRVMRHFPPETRVMTACRFSKALYAQLASQRYSPDVRTGWELPPPAQPEFKKHDIGMKLACGFELLVCSAGGVTPVSTPSDPSGSDASAQLDLTNNPRWLKYKQSLADKGYFRSELEGSKLYKELEDRARQFFVTNMMSSKGSEESEDMLSAGAIIIKLLGKVNVDYEFYKERATRLVPADDDSWLQITPDALDDMLENKFGSANGNEQPRPADDTEVMNSLSAFLGHMSDLDGAEVPQDLQERIRKLSTLSTSRKASKARKPSSLMVHPQVRKISAQSNASDSSNSSEMSSLSNKVDFNAESFTEAITNILEFGVPEDDYWNQSEDESSGMSSYGEEDAGDGSLSRKSSNTSQKSAASTVSATSSGVDLQMKEYLREMERELAATTLRDSLASQHNGNDDEADDEFDDVEDFEPVKVDMQAVQDLVKTYTAQNGLPGPASSLLGSMGIKPEKKYSSLCILKHQHAIVDDDFDLVYLCEAGEEIHEEAVAANSILG
- the ecd gene encoding protein ecdysoneless homolog isoform X1 — its product is MQDHEAGRAMRRAMSRAMSQVDHGGQARWGKRLVLASPRESGRRARTDQPLSGGLRTAAVATVSPLQIAAHVCVSRCRSECTPASAPLPQVYLSKGHVHLIPLASSPASLTPLPSGTPSVMDAVSTVRRLPEHTRASPQVQAAVTAKVDGYPGKISREQHVAHVYVPVGVAALLREYPTLVAPAVHAFCRRDVIDNKALRVMRHFPPETRVMTACRFSKALYAQLASQRYSPDVRTGWELPPPAQPEFKKHDIGMKLACGFELLVCSAGGVTPVSTPSDPSGSDASAQLDLTNNPRWLKYKQSLADKGYFRSELEGSKLYKELEDRARQFFVTNMMSSKGSEESEDMLSAGAIIIKLLGKVNVDYEFYKERATRLVPADDDSWLQITPDALDDMLENKFGSANGNEQPRPADDTEVMNSLSAFLGHMSDLDGAEVPQDLQERIRKLSTLSTSRKASKARKPSSLMVHPQVRKISAQSNASDSSNSSEMSSLSNKVDFNAESFTEAITNILEFGVPEDDYWNQSEDESSGMSSYGEEDAGDGSLSRKSSNTSQKSAASTVSATSSGVDLQMKEYLREMERELAATTLRDSLASQHNGNDDEADDEFDDVEDFEPVKVDMQAVQDLVKTYTAQNGLPGPASSLLGSMGIKPEKKYSSLCILKHQHAIVDDDFDLVYLCEAGEEIHEEAVAANSILG